A portion of the Mesobacillus sp. AQ2 genome contains these proteins:
- a CDS encoding anti-sigma regulatory factor — MTESFVININNEFDIVLARQKGREVSKELQFGGVDQARITTAISELARNIYLYAGSGQITIQVLNENGRKGIQITAADNGPGINDIRMVLQDGFSTSGGLGAGLPGVKRLMDSFDIDSKPGSGTKITITKWAR; from the coding sequence ATGACAGAATCGTTTGTAATAAACATAAATAATGAATTTGATATAGTACTTGCCCGACAAAAAGGGAGAGAAGTTTCAAAAGAGCTTCAATTTGGAGGGGTTGATCAGGCAAGGATCACGACTGCGATTTCCGAGCTTGCCAGGAACATATACCTTTATGCAGGCAGCGGCCAGATTACGATACAGGTCTTGAATGAAAATGGCCGAAAAGGAATCCAGATAACTGCGGCGGATAATGGACCAGGAATAAACGACATCAGGATGGTTCTGCAGGATGGTTTTTCGACGTCTGGGGGACTTGGTGCAGGCCTTCCGGGAGTAAAAAGGTTAATGGATAGTTTTGATATTGATTCAAAGCCAGGATCTGGTACGAAAATCACCATTACTAAATGGGCAAGGTAA
- a CDS encoding CBS domain-containing protein has product MNIEKVMTRDVEYCRPDTPIHQVAAKMKELDVGVMPICEGEQLAGLATDRDIVLKAVAVNTSLDSPISEVMTTDPVRGTIHMSAEEAADLMADVQIRRLPIVEDGKMIGIVSLGDLAVTANLEDDAGNALEDISTPSEPEK; this is encoded by the coding sequence ATGAATATAGAAAAAGTTATGACAAGAGATGTAGAGTATTGCCGTCCTGATACACCGATTCATCAGGTTGCAGCGAAAATGAAAGAACTGGATGTTGGAGTCATGCCAATTTGTGAGGGCGAGCAATTAGCAGGCCTGGCTACTGACAGAGATATAGTTTTAAAGGCTGTTGCAGTAAATACTTCATTGGATTCCCCGATATCAGAGGTAATGACAACCGATCCTGTCCGAGGCACTATCCATATGTCGGCAGAAGAAGCAGCAGATTTGATGGCAGATGTTCAAATACGCAGACTGCCAATCGTAGAAGATGGAAAAATGATCGGAATTGTATCATTAGGAGACCTTGCAGTTACCGCTAATCTAGAAGATGATGCAGGAAATGCCTTGGAGGATATCTCGACTCCTTCAGAACCTGAAAAATAA
- a CDS encoding DUF1657 domain-containing protein, whose product MTVGSNVNQVLSTIKGIEAQLSAMALNSTIPEASRVFHETMLVITEIKTDLEERKIKVEIEEPQYKS is encoded by the coding sequence ATGACAGTAGGTTCAAATGTGAATCAAGTTTTATCAACGATAAAAGGGATAGAAGCGCAACTGTCTGCAATGGCATTAAACTCAACGATTCCAGAAGCAAGCAGGGTTTTCCATGAAACCATGCTGGTCATCACGGAAATCAAAACAGATTTAGAAGAACGAAAAATCAAGGTGGAAATTGAAGAGCCCCAATATAAAAGCTAG
- a CDS encoding antibiotic biosynthesis monooxygenase family protein, whose product MYIVHSTVVIPEDKVDEVIGIYQKRSRLVDEYEGFVSFQLLQNENNPTELTVQISWDSKENYIKYITSDAYKKVHELEKNYPDQELAAIRPSVGRYKVVAK is encoded by the coding sequence ATGTATATCGTTCATTCAACAGTGGTTATTCCTGAAGATAAAGTTGATGAAGTGATTGGCATCTATCAAAAAAGATCAAGATTGGTAGATGAGTATGAGGGGTTCGTTTCCTTCCAATTGTTACAGAACGAAAATAACCCGACAGAACTGACCGTTCAGATATCATGGGATTCAAAAGAAAATTATATAAAATATATTACAAGTGATGCATACAAGAAAGTACATGAACTAGAGAAAAATTATCCTGACCAGGAACTTGCAGCAATCCGTCCCTCGGTAGGCCGGTATAAGGTGGTAGCAAAATGA
- a CDS encoding STAS domain-containing protein — protein MKTNRLKELEEKIREYETIISEMSAPIIPSIVPQTILVPLTGLIRAERFDKIRVKLLDFCHNKDIETAIIDLTDISGDRVAGLCLEEIGRELHEMASSMSLMGVRTVFVGLNPGLVKKMVLDGIRLEAQTFATFQSALSHLMKEKGLEFRKISDSKNPVM, from the coding sequence TTGAAAACAAATAGGCTGAAAGAGCTCGAGGAAAAAATTCGAGAGTATGAAACAATTATTTCTGAAATGTCCGCGCCAATTATACCTTCTATCGTACCTCAAACGATCCTTGTACCATTAACTGGATTAATTCGAGCGGAGCGGTTCGATAAAATACGTGTAAAGTTGCTTGACTTTTGTCACAATAAAGATATTGAAACAGCAATTATTGATTTGACTGATATCAGTGGTGATAGGGTAGCCGGTCTTTGTCTTGAAGAGATTGGGCGAGAACTGCATGAAATGGCTTCATCTATGTCTTTGATGGGTGTAAGGACTGTATTTGTGGGTCTTAACCCGGGGCTTGTCAAGAAAATGGTACTCGATGGGATTCGATTGGAAGCGCAAACCTTCGCAACTTTTCAATCAGCATTATCTCATTTAATGAAGGAAAAAGGGTTGGAATTCAGAAAAATATCAGACTCAAAAAACCCCGTTATGTAA
- a CDS encoding C40 family peptidase — MKKQILTVAATAGFLFTSFNGSASAHEKLHTVQSGDSLWKLSNTYNVAIKDIQKWNNLSSSIIYVNQKLSVLAPHSHSTTAATSTTVDGYIVKSGDTLWGISKLYGMSISGLKSLNGLTSDVIFPGQKLKVSGSAAAPASVAPASTSSTYTVRSGDNLSSIATRHNVSLSQLMSINNLKSDLIFPGQVLKLSGAAATIVATKVSTASAPVVASYNSTSQVNSLIAEAKKYIGVPYVWAGSTPSGFDCSGYLNYVYNMAGISIPRTVASIWDATKSVSSPRVGDLVFFETYKAGPSHAGIYLGNGQFIHAGSSRGVEISDMNNSYWKPRYLGAKTAF; from the coding sequence ATGAAAAAACAAATTCTGACGGTGGCTGCAACAGCCGGATTTTTATTTACATCATTCAATGGTTCTGCAAGTGCTCATGAAAAATTACACACAGTTCAATCTGGTGATTCTTTATGGAAGCTTTCTAACACATATAATGTTGCAATTAAAGATATACAAAAATGGAATAACCTATCAAGTTCTATAATCTATGTAAATCAAAAACTTTCAGTCCTGGCTCCTCATAGTCACTCAACCACTGCTGCAACAAGCACGACTGTCGATGGTTATATCGTGAAGTCCGGCGATACTTTATGGGGAATTTCAAAATTATACGGAATGTCTATCAGTGGACTAAAATCACTGAATGGACTAACTTCTGATGTCATTTTTCCTGGCCAAAAATTGAAGGTTTCAGGATCTGCGGCTGCACCAGCTTCTGTTGCACCTGCAAGTACATCAAGCACATACACAGTCCGTAGCGGTGATAATTTATCATCTATTGCAACTCGCCATAATGTATCGCTCTCGCAGTTGATGTCTATTAATAATCTTAAATCTGACCTTATTTTCCCTGGGCAGGTATTAAAATTATCAGGGGCGGCTGCAACTATTGTTGCTACAAAGGTCTCCACAGCATCTGCACCTGTAGTTGCATCATATAACTCAACTTCACAGGTGAATTCATTGATTGCTGAAGCAAAAAAATACATTGGAGTTCCATATGTTTGGGCTGGCAGCACTCCATCTGGATTTGACTGTTCTGGTTATCTGAACTATGTCTATAATATGGCGGGAATCTCCATTCCAAGAACAGTGGCCTCCATTTGGGATGCGACCAAGTCTGTTTCTTCACCACGTGTAGGGGACCTAGTATTCTTTGAAACATATAAAGCCGGTCCATCCCATGCTGGTATTTATCTCGGCAATGGCCAATTTATTCATGCAGGATCTTCCAGAGGAGTCGAAATCAGTGATATGAATAACTCTTACTGGAAACCTCGTTATCTTGGTGCAAAAACTGCTTTTTAA
- the ltaE gene encoding low-specificity L-threonine aldolase, protein MIDLRSDTVTKPTDEMRRAMYAAEVGDDVYQEDPTVNELEEIAAEILGKEKALYVTSGTQGNQIAVLSHCRPGQELLLEEESHIFYYESGAVAALAGVQTRTIAGKKGAMDPKDVLSAIRTEDIHYPETGLICLENTHNRAGGAVIPVENMEAIYNVAKANKVPVHLDGARLFNAAAAAGVDVKEFAKYTDTVQICLSKGLGAPVGSIIAGSSDFIKSARKWRKRLGGGMRQAGIIAAPGLIALTKMKDRLGEDQWNARILAEGIESIPGMKLARQPETNIVVADVTDLNITSEAFVEKLRSEGVISGTFGPTFVRFVTHYDVNEDQIQKAIEAIAKVAKN, encoded by the coding sequence ATGATTGATTTAAGAAGTGATACAGTTACAAAACCGACTGATGAAATGCGCAGAGCAATGTATGCCGCAGAAGTGGGTGATGATGTATATCAGGAAGATCCCACAGTAAATGAATTAGAAGAAATTGCAGCTGAAATACTTGGAAAAGAAAAAGCGCTATATGTTACAAGTGGTACCCAGGGAAATCAAATAGCTGTGCTCTCTCATTGCCGGCCGGGTCAGGAATTGCTGCTTGAAGAAGAATCCCATATTTTTTATTATGAATCAGGTGCAGTAGCTGCACTTGCCGGAGTCCAGACGCGTACAATCGCGGGCAAAAAAGGGGCTATGGATCCAAAAGATGTTCTTAGTGCAATACGTACTGAAGATATCCATTACCCCGAAACAGGATTAATTTGCCTCGAAAATACTCATAACAGGGCAGGCGGAGCAGTAATTCCAGTCGAAAACATGGAAGCTATTTACAACGTAGCAAAAGCGAATAAAGTTCCTGTTCATCTCGATGGCGCGAGATTATTCAATGCTGCGGCAGCAGCTGGAGTCGATGTAAAGGAATTTGCTAAGTACACGGATACTGTTCAAATATGTCTTTCAAAGGGATTAGGAGCCCCAGTGGGTTCTATCATTGCGGGCAGTTCCGATTTTATAAAATCAGCAAGAAAATGGAGAAAACGTTTAGGTGGGGGAATGAGGCAGGCAGGTATCATCGCTGCACCGGGTTTAATCGCTTTGACGAAAATGAAAGATCGTCTTGGAGAAGATCAGTGGAATGCCAGGATTCTTGCAGAGGGAATCGAATCGATTCCAGGAATGAAACTTGCAAGACAGCCGGAAACAAATATTGTAGTTGCTGATGTTACAGATTTAAATATCACCTCTGAAGCATTTGTTGAGAAACTGCGATCAGAAGGAGTGATTTCAGGAACCTTTGGTCCAACATTCGTGCGTTTTGTTACGCATTACGATGTAAATGAGGATCAGATCCAGAAGGCAATTGAAGCAATTGCAAAGGTTGCCAAAAATTAA
- a CDS encoding tetratricopeptide repeat protein — protein sequence MQFGPLIKFYRIQQGLTQKELANGICSVPHLSKIESNSKEANEETMGLLLERLGVNLASITENEEQIKQLIKELNEKIDFIQDEEADTTMEMLKEFEGIIPFTTNLHTYELTKFRYLIFKHRFSEAQEQYELLKKQKKIFSQPQMALFSYLHAVMLLKKRIYKKADQILDTIGRGSKFDIPDGEILYHRALAKTSPEDLGYAIYYGKMALQEFMEQHNFKRILHVLMLLGINYTNSKIYEEAQDCYKNLIRNAEILQEKNLLPEIYHNMGYLQKKLKNYREAIFFFEKSLSLQTKGTQHYLITLYSIGEIQYELQNEEKAREAFEEVYQLSKDSENRKYRMLANYYLMTLDSPEKSLDYSETKVIPFLEESDGKSEELIWFYKMLSNHYREMGRFDQAVKYIEKIN from the coding sequence ATGCAGTTTGGACCATTAATTAAATTTTACAGGATCCAGCAAGGTTTAACACAAAAGGAACTGGCTAATGGCATATGTTCAGTTCCCCACTTAAGCAAGATTGAAAGCAACTCTAAAGAAGCAAATGAAGAAACAATGGGCCTCCTTCTCGAAAGACTGGGAGTCAACCTTGCATCCATCACTGAAAATGAAGAACAGATTAAGCAGCTAATTAAAGAACTTAATGAAAAGATTGATTTTATTCAAGACGAAGAAGCAGATACAACAATGGAAATGCTAAAGGAATTTGAAGGAATTATTCCATTCACTACAAATCTACATACATATGAACTTACTAAATTCAGGTATTTAATCTTTAAACACAGATTTTCCGAGGCCCAAGAACAATACGAATTATTAAAGAAACAAAAGAAAATATTTTCCCAACCTCAAATGGCTTTATTTTCCTATCTGCATGCTGTAATGTTATTAAAAAAGAGAATTTATAAGAAAGCAGATCAGATCTTAGACACCATTGGCAGAGGATCTAAGTTCGACATACCCGATGGAGAAATACTTTATCATCGGGCTTTGGCTAAAACTTCTCCAGAAGATTTAGGATATGCCATTTACTATGGAAAGATGGCACTGCAAGAATTTATGGAACAACACAATTTTAAAAGAATTCTACATGTGTTGATGTTGCTTGGGATCAACTATACTAATTCCAAGATCTATGAAGAAGCCCAGGATTGCTATAAAAATCTCATCAGAAACGCAGAGATTTTACAGGAAAAAAATTTATTACCTGAAATATATCATAATATGGGTTACCTTCAAAAAAAGCTTAAGAACTATCGAGAGGCCATTTTCTTTTTTGAAAAAAGCCTATCTTTACAAACAAAAGGAACACAACACTATCTCATTACTCTTTATTCCATTGGAGAAATCCAATATGAGTTGCAAAATGAAGAAAAAGCAAGGGAAGCCTTTGAGGAAGTATACCAATTATCTAAGGATTCTGAAAACCGCAAGTATAGAATGTTAGCTAATTATTATTTAATGACTTTGGACTCTCCAGAAAAATCGCTAGATTACTCAGAAACTAAAGTAATACCATTTCTTGAAGAAAGCGATGGTAAAAGTGAAGAATTAATTTGGTTTTACAAAATGCTATCAAATCACTATCGGGAGATGGGAAGGTTTGATCAAGCAGTAAAATATATAGAAAAAATCAATTAA
- a CDS encoding S8 family serine peptidase produces the protein MKKKRVFGSAVLSLAMGVSMFATGAFGAGAQESQDTYRVLIQGPSAEKAKVKEQYGKRWDFGGQGFTTEVNSKQYQALLKNKNIEVSQVGTHTIDARVEANGKGKGDYSTMASYPSDQTPWGIQAIYNDNYIQATSGGDGIKVAVLDTGINRNHIDLTDNVEQCKDFTQTSSSMVNGTCTDRQGHGTHVAGTAVANGGYDGAGIYGVAPQAELWGYKVLGDNGSGYSDDIAGAIRHAADEGVRTGSKVVISMSLGSSGKDSMIASAVDYAYSKGALVVAAAGNSGPSANTIGYPGALTNAIAVASLDNTFVNGTHKVSDFSSRGNPNTDGDYYIQEKDVEVSAPGGGIYSTAVDGNYTTMSGTSMATPHISGLAAKLWSSNKSWSNSQLRTEIQRRAKLYDIKGGTGAGTGDDYASGFGFPRVK, from the coding sequence ATGAAGAAGAAAAGAGTTTTCGGATCCGCTGTACTTAGTTTGGCAATGGGTGTTTCCATGTTCGCGACTGGCGCTTTTGGTGCCGGTGCACAGGAAAGCCAGGATACTTATCGTGTGTTAATTCAGGGTCCGAGTGCAGAAAAAGCTAAAGTTAAAGAACAATATGGGAAACGCTGGGATTTTGGAGGCCAAGGTTTTACAACTGAAGTGAACAGCAAGCAATATCAAGCATTGTTGAAAAACAAGAATATTGAAGTGTCCCAGGTTGGCACGCATACAATCGATGCCCGAGTAGAAGCAAATGGAAAAGGCAAAGGTGACTATTCGACCATGGCATCTTATCCGTCAGACCAGACACCATGGGGCATTCAAGCAATTTATAACGATAACTACATCCAAGCGACAAGCGGTGGGGATGGAATCAAGGTAGCTGTCCTAGACACAGGCATTAACCGAAACCATATTGATTTGACAGACAATGTTGAACAATGTAAGGATTTCACCCAAACTTCTTCATCGATGGTTAATGGGACTTGTACTGACCGCCAGGGCCATGGTACACATGTTGCCGGAACTGCTGTAGCAAATGGGGGTTATGATGGAGCAGGTATCTATGGAGTTGCTCCTCAAGCAGAACTCTGGGGCTATAAAGTCCTCGGGGACAATGGATCCGGATATTCTGATGATATTGCTGGTGCCATCCGCCATGCTGCCGATGAAGGTGTCCGTACAGGATCAAAGGTCGTCATCTCGATGTCACTTGGTTCAAGCGGCAAGGATTCAATGATTGCAAGTGCTGTTGACTATGCATACAGCAAAGGTGCATTAGTGGTAGCAGCAGCAGGGAACAGTGGTCCGAGTGCCAATACGATTGGTTATCCAGGCGCATTAACAAATGCAATCGCTGTAGCATCACTGGATAATACATTTGTCAATGGAACACACAAAGTATCTGATTTCTCTTCTCGTGGCAACCCAAATACTGACGGCGACTACTACATCCAGGAAAAGGACGTTGAAGTATCAGCACCTGGCGGCGGAATCTATTCAACAGCTGTAGATGGAAACTATACAACAATGAGCGGCACATCTATGGCAACGCCACACATTTCAGGCCTTGCAGCTAAACTGTGGTCTTCGAATAAATCATGGAGCAACTCTCAGCTCCGTACAGAAATTCAAAGACGCGCGAAGCTTTATGACATCAAAGGCGGAACTGGAGCTGGAACTGGTGATGATTACGCATCAGGATTCGGTTTCCCTCGCGTAAAATAA
- a CDS encoding BA3454 family stress response protein, with the protein MREITVTVDFQGKNYLTNVIADRDTSEEEIMEMARKQVKEQWLFYS; encoded by the coding sequence ATGAGAGAAATAACAGTAACTGTAGACTTTCAGGGGAAAAATTATTTAACGAATGTTATTGCCGATCGTGATACATCCGAAGAAGAAATCATGGAGATGGCAAGAAAGCAAGTTAAAGAACAGTGGTTGTTTTACTCCTAA
- a CDS encoding GNAT family N-acetyltransferase — protein sequence MIRQLTDKDNEIAMNFLMEDAALNLFIIGDIEAFGYDSDFQELWGFFEDDELSAVLLRFHNSFIPYAKNDRLPVKEFSEIIKKYSGKIFLSGKSELVEKFEEIYGLDLGKKQVTYFAECTTDSYLEETELDIFTAGPVDVDRIIELRASIDEFFPNPNAREIFLQSLEAGTGRTYYIEMDGKMAASAATAAENSKSAMIVGVCTHKEYRRKGLATAVMQKLFKDVMDEGKLLCLFYDNPEAGRIYKRLGFTDIGMWTMYR from the coding sequence ATGATCAGACAACTTACTGACAAAGATAATGAAATAGCAATGAACTTTTTAATGGAAGATGCGGCCCTCAACCTCTTTATCATTGGAGATATTGAAGCATTTGGATACGATTCTGATTTCCAGGAATTATGGGGCTTCTTCGAGGATGATGAACTATCAGCGGTACTGCTCCGATTCCATAACTCTTTCATTCCTTACGCAAAAAATGATAGGCTCCCTGTGAAGGAATTCTCAGAAATTATCAAGAAATACTCAGGAAAAATCTTTTTATCAGGAAAAAGTGAACTTGTTGAAAAATTCGAGGAAATATATGGATTAGACCTTGGTAAAAAGCAGGTCACCTATTTCGCGGAATGCACTACGGATTCCTACTTAGAAGAGACTGAACTTGATATTTTCACAGCAGGTCCTGTAGATGTTGATCGTATTATTGAGTTAAGGGCCAGTATTGACGAATTTTTTCCTAATCCGAATGCACGAGAAATTTTTTTACAGTCGCTGGAAGCAGGCACTGGGAGAACTTACTATATTGAAATGGATGGAAAAATGGCCGCTTCAGCAGCAACTGCTGCTGAAAATTCAAAATCAGCGATGATCGTTGGTGTTTGTACACATAAAGAATACAGGAGAAAAGGGCTTGCAACAGCTGTGATGCAAAAGCTTTTCAAAGATGTTATGGACGAAGGAAAGCTTCTATGCCTATTCTATGATAATCCTGAGGCTGGCAGGATTTATAAGCGGCTGGGCTTTACAGATATCGGCATGTGGACAATGTATAGATAA
- a CDS encoding DUF1657 domain-containing protein has translation MTVGAQVKQTLAGLKSAQASLETFALGTENQQAKQLYQTAAQQTQAVIDSLQPRLQEIEQEEPQYNQ, from the coding sequence ATGACAGTTGGTGCTCAGGTAAAACAAACATTGGCGGGTTTGAAAAGTGCCCAGGCTAGTTTGGAAACTTTTGCGCTCGGGACAGAAAATCAGCAGGCAAAGCAGCTTTACCAAACTGCTGCACAGCAGACACAAGCGGTTATTGACAGTCTTCAGCCTCGTCTGCAAGAAATTGAACAAGAGGAACCACAATATAATCAGTAG
- a CDS encoding DUF421 domain-containing protein, with protein MNDYTHIFVSSILFAITLYAITKIGGKKQLSELSFFEYISGITIGSIAGEVIMGLDGNFFHGVLAIMVFGAFTYFHDLIGIKSKKFRDIFEGKATVLIKDGKVLEENLKKEKYTIDELNSLLRQKNVFKTADVEFAVLEPKGDLSVLLKKELQPLTAKDLNLTVAPEKEPYTVIMDGNILNDSLTSAGKNRGWLDIELANLGVTLDNVFLGQVDSFGKLTIDTYDDQFEIPSPQPRKLLLAMMNKCQADLELFALGTESSIVKQMYSKNAEKLQQAIHKLKPYLNE; from the coding sequence ATGAATGATTACACACATATTTTCGTCTCATCTATATTGTTTGCAATCACATTGTACGCAATCACAAAGATAGGCGGAAAAAAACAGCTTTCAGAGTTGTCTTTTTTTGAATATATATCAGGCATAACAATCGGGAGTATTGCGGGCGAAGTTATCATGGGACTGGATGGTAATTTTTTTCATGGTGTTTTAGCGATTATGGTATTTGGTGCATTTACATATTTCCATGACCTTATTGGAATTAAGAGCAAAAAGTTCCGTGATATATTCGAGGGAAAAGCAACAGTTTTAATTAAAGACGGGAAAGTCCTTGAAGAAAATCTTAAGAAAGAAAAATATACGATCGATGAATTGAATTCTTTATTGCGTCAGAAGAATGTATTTAAAACAGCAGATGTTGAATTCGCAGTTCTTGAACCAAAAGGAGACTTAAGTGTCCTTTTAAAAAAAGAATTACAGCCTTTAACCGCTAAAGATTTGAATCTGACAGTAGCTCCAGAGAAAGAACCCTATACTGTAATCATGGACGGGAATATTCTGAACGATTCGTTAACTTCGGCGGGCAAGAACAGAGGGTGGCTGGATATAGAATTAGCAAACTTAGGTGTAACGCTTGATAATGTCTTTTTGGGACAGGTGGATTCATTCGGAAAGCTTACCATTGATACTTATGATGATCAGTTTGAGATTCCTTCTCCACAGCCAAGGAAGCTATTGCTCGCTATGATGAATAAATGCCAGGCAGATTTAGAATTATTTGCTCTCGGAACAGAGTCTTCTATAGTAAAACAAATGTATAGTAAAAACGCTGAAAAGTTGCAGCAGGCTATACACAAATTGAAACCCTACCTTAATGAGTAA
- a CDS encoding B12-binding domain-containing protein, translated as MEKAIELAQLLLEGNQDDSWALIEQECKGSKESLYIFEKIITPAMRQIGHMWETNKITVADEHLATSTCDFLLARYNWEKRRTLQISPNGRRAMFLCVENEQHYLGLKMASQLFNEYGWETKFHGPNLPLEYVVKAAQEWKANVICLSFSILYHAEHLSPYIQALEKLPNQPVVIVGGRLLDQYEFHRYGSDRTIFHKNMDDVKNWLGHQHGVKMNVGS; from the coding sequence ATGGAAAAAGCAATCGAATTAGCCCAGCTTTTGCTCGAGGGCAATCAGGATGATTCATGGGCACTAATTGAACAAGAGTGCAAGGGATCAAAAGAAAGTTTATATATCTTTGAAAAAATAATCACCCCTGCAATGAGACAGATCGGTCATATGTGGGAAACAAACAAAATCACTGTTGCTGATGAGCATTTGGCGACATCAACATGTGATTTTTTGCTTGCCCGTTACAATTGGGAAAAAAGAAGAACACTGCAAATTTCTCCTAATGGGAGAAGAGCGATGTTTCTTTGCGTTGAAAATGAACAGCACTACCTCGGACTGAAAATGGCCAGCCAGCTATTCAATGAGTATGGTTGGGAAACAAAGTTCCATGGTCCCAATCTTCCGCTAGAGTATGTGGTGAAAGCTGCACAAGAATGGAAAGCAAATGTAATATGCCTCTCTTTTTCAATCCTGTATCATGCTGAGCATCTTAGCCCATATATCCAAGCATTGGAAAAGCTTCCAAACCAGCCGGTTGTAATCGTTGGGGGCAGGCTGCTGGATCAATATGAATTTCATCGCTACGGATCAGACCGTACTATTTTCCATAAAAATATGGATGATGTGAAAAATTGGCTTGGCCATCAGCATGGAGTGAAAATGAATGTCGGATCTTAA
- a CDS encoding VOC family protein has protein sequence MKLEKIHHVAIICADYEKSKEFYTKILGFKVISEVYREERESYKLDLGVGDYFQIELFSFPEVPARASYPESAGLRHLAFAVKDLSAHVDYLASQGLKVEKIRIDPLTEKRFTFFADPDGLPIELYEE, from the coding sequence ATGAAGTTAGAAAAAATTCATCACGTCGCCATTATTTGTGCTGACTATGAAAAATCCAAGGAGTTTTATACAAAGATCCTGGGCTTTAAGGTCATCTCGGAAGTATATAGGGAAGAACGTGAGTCATATAAATTGGATTTAGGTGTAGGTGACTATTTCCAGATTGAATTATTCTCTTTCCCGGAAGTGCCTGCGAGGGCGAGTTATCCGGAATCAGCAGGACTCAGGCATCTAGCTTTTGCTGTGAAGGACCTTTCTGCACATGTTGATTATCTTGCAAGTCAAGGGTTAAAAGTGGAGAAAATCAGGATTGACCCTCTGACTGAAAAACGATTTACATTCTTTGCCGATCCCGATGGATTGCCTATTGAACTGTATGAAGAGTAA
- a CDS encoding STAS domain-containing protein — translation MQKWISGEFNDLEANKVRIPILKLKDYLLVSVQVELDDQTVLTFQEDLLNKIKDTGAKGVVIDLTSVDMIDSFIAKVLGDVIVMTSLMGTKAVLTGIQPAVAITLIELGITLENVHTALDLEQGISILSHLLEV, via the coding sequence ATGCAAAAGTGGATTTCTGGTGAGTTTAATGATTTGGAGGCAAATAAAGTGAGGATTCCTATATTAAAATTAAAAGACTACCTGCTGGTTTCTGTACAAGTGGAATTGGATGACCAGACCGTACTGACGTTCCAGGAGGACTTGTTGAATAAAATAAAAGACACAGGAGCCAAAGGTGTTGTGATCGACCTGACTTCTGTAGATATGATTGATTCATTTATTGCAAAGGTTTTGGGTGATGTCATTGTCATGACAAGCTTGATGGGCACAAAAGCGGTCCTGACAGGCATACAGCCAGCGGTCGCCATTACTTTGATCGAGTTGGGCATCACATTGGAAAATGTCCACACTGCTCTGGATCTTGAACAAGGAATTTCGATATTAAGCCATTTGTTAGAGGTTTAG